The sequence below is a genomic window from Streptomyces sp. NBC_00582.
GAGCACGTCCGACAGTTCCTCCAGCAGCCGGCGCTTCGGCCGGGCGCCCACCATCGCCTTCACCGGCTCACCGCCCCGGAACACCATGAACGTCGGCATCGACAGCACCTTGTAGGCGTTGGTCGTCTCCGGGTTGCGGTCCACGTCGAGCTGCACCACCTTCAGCCGGTCCCCCTCCTCGGCGGCGAGCGCCTTCAGCACCGGACCCATCTGCCGGCACGGCGGGCACCAGTCGGCGGTGAACTCCACCAGCACCGGCAGCTCGGAGCCGATGACCTCGGCCTCGAAGTCCGCGTCCGTCACATCGGTCACCATCTATCGGCCTCCCAGTTCGCATCCGGGTTCCGGACCCCCCGGAACCTGCGCCTCGGCGGCCAGCGCGTCCCGCGCCCGCTCCGCCCGCACGAGCTGCCCCGCGACCTGCTCGCGCACCGCCCGCAGCTCCCCGATGAGGGCGTCGAGCTCGTCCAGCTTGCGCCGGTAGACCGCGAGGGACGCCGGGCACGCGTCGCCCTCGGGGTGACCGGCCCGCAGGCACTCCACGAACGGCCGGGTCTCCTCCAGGTCGAACCCGAAGTCCTGGAGCGTCCTGATCTGCCGCAGCAGCTTCAGATCGTCCTCGTCATAGGTCCGGTAGCCGTTCTCCCCGCGCCGCGCGGGCAGCAGCCCCCGCGACTCGTAGTACCGCAGCGTCCGCGTGGTGGTCCCGGCCCGTGCGGCCAGCTCGCCGATTCGCATGCGTACGAACGTACGGCTTGACGCCGACGTCAAGGCAAGAGCGGTTCGCCCACCGGCAGCCCCGCCGACTCCTCGACCTCCAGCAGGGAGGCGCTTCTGCGCTCCGCCTCGAACGCGCCGTGACCGCCCCGCAGCCCGAACAGCCGCTTGGTCAGCAGGATGTAGAGGACGGCGAGGACGTTGAGCACCAGCGTGCCGATCTTCAACCAGCTGATGTGTTCGGTGAGCTCGTAGATCTCCAGGGGCAGGAAGGCGGCGGTGGCGACGACCGTCAGATACTCCGCCCAGCGCTTGGCGTACCAGAGGCCCACCGCCTCGACCAGCTCGACCAGGGCGTACGCGAGGAGCAGCCCCGCCACCAGCAGAAGCGTGGAGTGCCGGTAGCCGAACGTCTTCTGGAGGGTGCCGACGACCGGTGAGTGGTCGAGGTCGTAGTGGAAGTGGCGGAAGACCGGGCGGAGGACGTCGAGGTACTCGTCGAAGAGGCGGCGGACCGCGTCCCGGGAGTTGCTGAACTTCCACACGGCCGCCGCGACCAGCACGATGAACACCCCGCGCACGGCCCGCTCGACCGCGAGGAAGCGGAGCACGAACAGGTCCCGGAGCACCTTGCCGCGCGGCACCAGCGGGGCGTCGGCGGCCGGGCCCGCGCCGTGCGGCTCACCGAGGACGAAGTCACCGCAGCGCAGACAGCGCCAGACCTCTCCGAGGGCGGTCTCCGCCCGCAGCCGCACCCGCAGCCGGGGGTCGTCCGGCGCGTACGTCACATGCCCGCGCCGGGCGCAGGTCCGCCGGTCCCAGTCGATCTTCATCCCCCGTGCCTCCCGTCACCGTGCCGGCGCGGCACGCTAGTGCGCGCAGGTAAGAGGTCGGTGAGGATCCGGATCCCGTACACACGAAAAAGCCGGGCGGCCGAGCTACGGGGGAGCGCTCAGCCGCCCGGGCCCTGTCCGGGTGTCCGGCCCCGGTTCAGGAGGGGCCGGACACCCGGGGTTCGGGGGGTCCTGCGAAGGGTCCTGCGGTACGGCCGTCAGGCCTTGGCGAGTTCCTTCTCGCCGTCCTCGCGGGGCTCGGGCACCTCGGAGCCGGTGACGGTCTCGCCGTCGTCGAGCAGGGTCTTCTCGTCGAAGGGGATCTCGCCGGCGAGCACCTGCTGGACCCGGGCCTTGTCGATCTCCTTGGTCCAGGTGCCGACCAGGACGGTGGCGACCGCGTTGCCCGCGAAGTTCGTCAGGGCGCGGGCCTCGCTCATGAAGCGGTCGATGCCGACGATCAGACCGACGCCGTCCACCAGGGCCGGCTTGTGGGACTGCAGACCACCGGCCAGCGTGGCCAGACCGGCGCCGCTGACGCCCGCCGCGCCCTTGGAGGCGAGAAGCAGGAAGAGCAGGAGGGGGATCTGCTCCCCGATCGACATCGGGGTGCCCAGGGCGTCGGCGATGTAGAGGGACGCCATGGTCATGTAGATCATGGTGCCGTCGAGGTTGAAGGAGTAGCCGGTCGGGACGGTGATGCCGACGACGGGCTTGCTGACCCCGAGGTGCTCCATCTTCGCGATGAGGCGCGGCAGCGCGGACTCGGAGGAGGAGGTGGACAGGATCAGCAGGAACTCACGGGCCAGGTACTTGAAGAGGACCAGGATGTTCAGGCCCGCGACCACCCGCAGCAGCACACCGAGGACGACGAAGACGAACAGGAAGCAGGTGACGTAGAAGCCGAGCATGAGGACCGCGAGGCTCTTGAGCGCGTCGAGACCGGCCGAGCCGACCACCGCGGCGATGGCGCCGAAGGCACCGATCGGGGCGGCCCACATCACCATGGCGAGGATGCGGAAGACGAGCCGCTGGATGTGCTCGATGCCGCGCAGGACCGGCTGGCCCACGTTGCCCATGGCCTGCAGCGCGAAACCGGCGAGCAGGGCCACCAGGAGGGTCTGCAGGACCTGGCCCTCGGTGAAGGCCGACAGGAACGTCGTCGGGATGATCGACAGGACGAACTCGACCGGCGGCAGCGCCTCGTCGGAGACCTGGTCGTGGCCGGTGGCCTTGATCGCGTCGGTGAGGTGCAGTCCGTCACCGGGGTGCAGGATGTTGCCGACGACGAGGCCGATGCTCAGCGCGACCAGCGACATCACCAGGAAGTAGCCCAGCGCGATACCGCCGACGGCGCCGACCTTGGCGGCCTTCCGTACGGAGCCGATGCCGAGGACGATCGTGCAGAAGATGATCGGGGAGATCATCATCTTGATCAGGTTCACGAAGCCGGTGCCGAGCGGCTTGAGCTCGACGCCGAGGTCGGGCCAGATCAGCCCCACGGCGATGCCGAGCGCCACGGCGGCGATGACGGCGATGTAGAGATAGTGGGTGCGGTCCCGCTTCCCAGCGGGTGCGGCAGGTGCCGTATTGGGGGTGGTGCTGGCGGCCACGGCTGCCCTCCTTGACGTCTTCGTCGGCATCACCGGCGTGCGGCTCACGTCCGGGGAGATATGGGGGATGCAGTGACTATCGCCGGGGTTGTGAGGGCGGTCACCCTTACGTTCATTTAGTTCGCGCTTAACACGGGAGGCACACTGACGACATGCGTCTCTCCGTCCGTGTGCCGAGACCCCGCAGCCTGGCCGGCCAGCTCTTCGCCATGCAGGCGGTGCTGATAGCGGTGCTCGTGGCGGGGTACGCGCTGTTCACCTACGTCAGTGACCGCAACCAGGCCGAGGAGGCCGCGGGCCGCCAGGCGACCGCGGTGGCCCGCTCGGTCGCCGACTCTCCGTCCGTGCACGCGGCCGTCCGTACGGCGAACCCGACGGCCGAGCTCCAGCCGTACGCCCTGCGGGTCATGAAGGACACCGAGGTCGACTTCGTGACGATCATGAATCCGGAGGGCATCCGCTGGACCCACCCGGAGGAGGACCAGATCGGCCGGCACTTCCGGGGCAACACGGCGAAGGCCCTGGCGGGCGAGACCTTCACGGAGACCTACACCGGCACGCTCGGCGCGTCCGTCCGCGCGGTCACCCCGATCGAGGACGGCGACCGGATCATCGGTCTGGTCAGCGCGGGCATCAGGGTCGAGGCGATCAGCAAGCGGGTCCAGGACCAGGTCACGGCCCTGTTCTCGGCGGCGGCGGGAGCGCTGCTGCTGGGCGCGGTGGGCACGTACGTCATCAACGCCTCCCTGCGCCGCCACACCCACGGCATGAACGCGGCCGAGCTCAGCCGGATGCACGACTACCACCAGGCGGCGCTGCACGCGGTGCGCGAGGGGCTGCTGATGCTGGACGGGCAGTACCGGGTGGCGCTGATCAACGACGGGGGACAGGAGCTGCTCGGGGTGCCGGGGGACGTCGTGGGCAAGTCGGTGGCGGACCTGGGGCTGCCGGCGCCGCTGACGGGCGCGTTGCTGGCCTCCGAGCCCCGGGTGGACGAGGTGCATCTGACGGCGGAGCGGGTCCTGGTGATCAACACCTCACCCGTGTCCGGCGGAGAACGCCGGGGCACAGTGGTGACCCTCCGCGACGTCACCGAACTCCAGTCTCTGATGGGCGAGTTGGACTCCGAGCGGGGCTTCACCCAGGCGCTGCGCTCCCAGGCGCACGAGGCGGCCAACCGGCTGCACACGGTGGTGTCGCTGATCGAGCTGGGACGGGCCGAGGAGGCGGTCGAGTTCGCGACGGCGGAGCTGGAGCTGGCCCAGGCGCTGACGGACCAGGTGGTGGCGGCGGTCAGCGAACCGGTCCTCGCGGCGCTGCTGCTGGGCAAGACGGCCCAGGCGAACGAGCGGGGCGTGGAGCTGGTGGTGTCGCAGGACAGCGGGCTGGACGACGGTCTGCTCCCCCGGTCCCTGCCGGCCCGCGATCTGGTCACCATCCTCGGCAACCTCATCGACAACGCGGTGGACGCGGCGCAGGGGAGTGTGCGGGCGCGGGTCACGGTGACCGCGTGCACCGAGGGGGACGAGTTGCTCCTGAGGGTGGCGGACACGGGCGCGGGGGTGGATCCTGCCCACGCCTCCCTGGTCTTCGAACGGGGCTTCTCGACGAAGCCGGCGGGTCCCGGGGGGCGTGGTCTTGGTCTCGCCCTGGTCCGGCAGGCCGTGCACCGGCACGAGGGGACGCTGTCGGTGGCGGAGGCGGACGGGGGCGGGGCCCAGTTCGTGGTGCGGCTGCCGTTGCGGCGGGCGACGGCGGTGCCAGGAGGCAAGGGATGACGCAAGTGCCGGAAGTGCCGGGTGATGAGCCCATCAGAGTGCTGGTCGTCGAGGACGATCCGGTGGCCGCGGACGCGCATGTCATGTACGTCGGGCGGGTGCCGGGGTTCGTCGCGGTCGGAAAGGCGCACACGGGTGCGGAGGCGCGGCGCCTGCTGGACCGTACGCCGGTGGACCTGCTGTTGCTGGACCTGCACCTGCCGGACGCGCACGGGCTGCAACTGGCCCGTTCCCTGCGGGCGGCGGGCTATCACGCGGACGTCATCGCGGTGACGTCCGCCCGTGATCTCACCGTCGTCCGGGAGGGGGTGTCGCTCGGGGTGGTGCAGTACGTGCTGAAACCGTTCACTTTCGCGACGCTCCGGGACCGCCTCGTCCGCTACGCGGAGTTCCGCGGGGCGGCCGGTGAGGCGAGCGGCCAGGACGAGGTCGACCGCGCCCTGGCGGCCCTGCGCGCGCCGAGCCCGGCGGCCCTGCCCAAGGGCCTGAGCGCGCCGACCCTGGAACGCGTCACGGAGGCCGTCCGGGAGGCGGCGGAGGGCCTGACGGCGGCGGGCGTGGCCGAGGCGGTGGGCATCTCGCGGATCACCGCCCGGCGGTATCTGGAGCATCTGGTGGAGGCGGGAAGAGCCGAGCGGAAGCCGCTGTACGGGCAGGTGGGCAGGCCCGAGTTGGTGTACCGGTGGGTGAAGGGGGCGGCGGGCAAGGGCCGGTGAGCGCGACGGCCGTACGGCGTCCTGCTCGACGTACCGGCGCGGACGGTTGTGCGAGACCTCGTGGCGGAGGCGGAACATCCCGCATCCGCCCAACTCGAACAGGGCCCACACGGTCGGCTACCCCGAGGTCGACGCCCGCGGGGCGCCCCCTAGAAGACCGACTCGGCCTCGTCCATGCGGTCCTTGGGGACCGTCTTCAGTTCGGTGACCGCCTGCGCCAGCGGGACCATGACCACGTCGGTGCCGCGCAGGGCCGTCATCATGCCGAACTCGCCGCGGTGCGCCGCCTCCACCGCGTGCCAGCCGAAGCGGGTGGCGAGGACACGGTCGTAGGCCGTGGGGACGCCGCCGCGCTGGACGTGACCGAGGATGACCGGCCGGGCCTCCTTGCCGAGCCGCTTCTCCAGCTCGTACGCGAGGGCCGTGCCGATGCCCTGGAAGCGCTCGTGGCCGAACTTGTCGATGGCGCCCTTGCCGTAGTCCATGGTGCCCTCGGCGGGGTGGGCGCCTTCCGCCACGCACACCACGGCGAACTTCTTGCCGCGCGAGAAGCGCTCCTCGACCATCTTGACCAGGTCGGCGGGGTCGAAGGGGCGCTCGGGCAGACAGATGCCGTGGGCGCCGGCCGCCATGCCCGACTCCAGGGCGATCCAGCCGGCGTGGCGGCCCATGACCTCGACGACCATCACGCGCTGGTGCGATTCGGCCGTGGTCTTCAGACGGTCCATCGCCTCCGTGGCGACGCCGACCGCCGTGTCGAAGCCGAAGGTGCGGTCCGTGGAGGAGATGTCGTTGTCGATCGTCTTGGGGACGCCGACCACCGGCAGACCGGCGTCGCTCAGCATGCGCGCCGCGGTCAGCGTGCCCTCGCCGCCGATCGGGATCAGGGCGTCGATGCCGAAGTCGTGGATCATGTCCGAGGCGGACTCGCAGGCCTCGCGCAGCCGGTCGCGCTCCAGGCGGGACGAGCCGAGGATGGTGCCGCCGCGGGCCAGGATGCCGCTCACCGCGTTGAGGTCGAGGCTGCGGTAACGGCCGTCCAGGAGACCGGCGTAACCGTCCTCGAAGCCGATGACCTCGTCGCCGTAGTTGTCGACCGCGCGGTGCACCACCGACCGGATCACTGCGTTCAGGCCGGGGCAGTCGCCACCTGCGGTGAGAACTCCGATGCGCATCGTGCTGTGTCTCCTGCTCGCTGTTGACGCCGTTGAGCCAGGTCCGATTGTTCCACGCCGCCGAGGGCACTGTCTCTTGACGGGCGCCTTATCCACGCGCAGGGGTATTGTCAAGAGGGTTCTGCTCACCCAGGTGGGCGATTTTTATGATCCCGGCTCCCCCACGCCCCCGCCCTCATCTTCAGACGAAACGGAGTGCTCGCGTGACCCGCAGCGTGTACGTGACCGGAATCGACCGCGGCGACGGCCGGCAGGTCGTCGAACTGGGGGTCATGGAGCTCCTGACCCGGCAGGTCGACCGGGTGGGCGTCTTCCGCCCGCTCGTCCACGACGGGCCGGACCGGCTGTTCGAGCTGCTGCGTGCCCGCTACCGGCTGGCGCAGGACCCGGCGACGGTGTACGGGATGGACTACCACGAGGCGTCCGCGCTCCAGGCCGAGCAGGGCGCGGACGAACTGGTCTCCACCCTCGTCGAGCGGTTCCACCTGGTCGCCCGGGACTACGACGTCGTCCTCGTCCTCGGGACGGACTACGCCGACACCCAGTTCCCGGACGAGCTGGCCCTCAACGCGCGCCTGGCCAACGAGTTCGGCGCGTCGGTGATCTCCGTCGTCGGGGGCCGCGGGCAGACGGCGGAGTCCGTCCTCGCCGAGACCCGCAACGCCTACCGGGCCTATCTGGCGCTCGGCTGCGACGTGCTCGCCGTCCTCGCCAACCGCGTGGCCCCCGAGGACCGGCAGGAGATCGCCGAAGGGCTCGCGAAGCGCCTGCCCGTCCCCTGTTACGTGCTGCCCGACGAGCCCGCCCTGTCCGCGCCGACCGTCGCCCAGGTCAGCCACGCGCTCGGCGCGCGGGTGGTGCTCGGCGACGACTCCGGGCTCGCGCGTGACGCCCTCGGCTTCGTCTTCGGCGGCGCGATGCTGCCGAACTTCCTCAACGCCCTGACCCCCGGCTGCCTCGTCGTCACCCCGGGCGACCGGGCCGACCTGGTCATCGGCTCGCTCGCCGCGCACAGCGCCGGCACCCCGCCGATCGCCGGTGTGCTGCTCACGCTCAACGAGGTCCCGGGCGAGGAGATCCTCACCCTCGCCGCCAGGCTCGCCCCCGGCACCCCGGTCATCTCGGTGCCCGGCAACAGCTTCCCCACGGCCGAGCAGCTGTTCTCGCTGGAGGGCAAGCTGAACGCGGCCACCCCGCGCAAGGCGGAGACGGCCCTCGGACTCTTCGAGCGGCATGTCGACACCGCCGCTCTCCTCAAGCGCGTCTCCGCCCCCAGCACCGACCGTGTCACGCCGATGATGTTCGAGCACAAGCTGCTGGAGCAGGCCCGCGCCGACAGGCGGCGGGTGGTGCTGCCGGAGGGCACCGAGGAGCGGGTGCTGCACGCGGCCGAGGTGCTGCTGCGGCGCGGGGTCTGCGACCTCACCCTCCTCGGCCCGGCGGACCGGATCCGCAAGAAGGCCGCCGACCTCGGGATCGACCTGGGCGGCTGTCAGGTGATCGATCCGGCGACGAGCGAGCTGCGCGACGCCTTCGCCGAGAAGTACGCGCAGTTCCGCGCCCACAAGGGCGTCACCGTCGAGCTGGCCTACGACGTCGTCTCCGATGTGAACTACTTCGGCACGCTGATGGTGCAGGAGGGGCTCGCGGACGGCATGGTCTCCGGGTCCGTGCACTCCACGGCCGCGACGATCCGGCCCGCCTTCGAGATCATCAAGACCAAGCCGGACGCCGACATCGTCTCGTCCGTCTTCTTCATGTGCCTCGCCGACAAGGTCCTCGTCTACGGCGACTGCGCGGTGAACCCCGACCCGAACGCCGAGCAGCTCGCCGACATCGCCATCCAGTCGGCCGCCACCGCCGCCCAGTTCGGCGTGGAGCCGAGGATCGCGATGCTGTCGTACTCGACCGGTACGTCCGGGTCGGGCGCCGACGTCGACAAGGTGCGCGAGGCCACCGAGCTGGTGCGCGCGCGGCGGCCCGACCTGAGGATCGAGGGGCCGATCCAGTACGACGCCGCCGTGGAGCCCAGCGTCGCCGCGACCAAGCTGCCGGGGTCCGAAGTGGCGGGCCAGGCCAGCGTGTTGATCTTCCCGGACCTGAACACCGGCAACAACACCTACAAGGCCGTGCAGCGTTCGGCCGGCGCGATCGCCGTCGGACCGGTGCTGCAGGGGCTGCGCAAGCCCGTCAACGACCTGTCCCGGGGTGCCCTCGTGCCCGACATCGTCACCACCGTCGCCATCACGGCGATCCAGGCCCAGACCCTCGACCAGAAGGCTGCCCAGCAGTGACCGCGACCCGCGTCCTCGTCCTCAACTCCGGCTCCTCGTCGGTGAAGTACCAGCTCCTCGGCATGCGGGAGGGCGACCGGCTGGCGAGCGGTCTCGTCGAGCGCATCGGTGAGCAGACCTCGCGGCTGAGGCACA
It includes:
- a CDS encoding MerR family transcriptional regulator; the protein is MRIGELAARAGTTTRTLRYYESRGLLPARRGENGYRTYDEDDLKLLRQIRTLQDFGFDLEETRPFVECLRAGHPEGDACPASLAVYRRKLDELDALIGELRAVREQVAGQLVRAERARDALAAEAQVPGGPEPGCELGGR
- a CDS encoding thioredoxin family protein, whose protein sequence is MTDVTDADFEAEVIGSELPVLVEFTADWCPPCRQMGPVLKALAAEEGDRLKVVQLDVDRNPETTNAYKVLSMPTFMVFRGGEPVKAMVGARPKRRLLEELSDVL
- a CDS encoding DUF2127 domain-containing protein; its protein translation is MKIDWDRRTCARRGHVTYAPDDPRLRVRLRAETALGEVWRCLRCGDFVLGEPHGAGPAADAPLVPRGKVLRDLFVLRFLAVERAVRGVFIVLVAAAVWKFSNSRDAVRRLFDEYLDVLRPVFRHFHYDLDHSPVVGTLQKTFGYRHSTLLLVAGLLLAYALVELVEAVGLWYAKRWAEYLTVVATAAFLPLEIYELTEHISWLKIGTLVLNVLAVLYILLTKRLFGLRGGHGAFEAERRSASLLEVEESAGLPVGEPLLP
- a CDS encoding cation:dicarboxylate symporter family transporter, which translates into the protein MPTKTSRRAAVAASTTPNTAPAAPAGKRDRTHYLYIAVIAAVALGIAVGLIWPDLGVELKPLGTGFVNLIKMMISPIIFCTIVLGIGSVRKAAKVGAVGGIALGYFLVMSLVALSIGLVVGNILHPGDGLHLTDAIKATGHDQVSDEALPPVEFVLSIIPTTFLSAFTEGQVLQTLLVALLAGFALQAMGNVGQPVLRGIEHIQRLVFRILAMVMWAAPIGAFGAIAAVVGSAGLDALKSLAVLMLGFYVTCFLFVFVVLGVLLRVVAGLNILVLFKYLAREFLLILSTSSSESALPRLIAKMEHLGVSKPVVGITVPTGYSFNLDGTMIYMTMASLYIADALGTPMSIGEQIPLLLFLLLASKGAAGVSGAGLATLAGGLQSHKPALVDGVGLIVGIDRFMSEARALTNFAGNAVATVLVGTWTKEIDKARVQQVLAGEIPFDEKTLLDDGETVTGSEVPEPREDGEKELAKA
- the pta gene encoding phosphate acetyltransferase, whose product is MTRSVYVTGIDRGDGRQVVELGVMELLTRQVDRVGVFRPLVHDGPDRLFELLRARYRLAQDPATVYGMDYHEASALQAEQGADELVSTLVERFHLVARDYDVVLVLGTDYADTQFPDELALNARLANEFGASVISVVGGRGQTAESVLAETRNAYRAYLALGCDVLAVLANRVAPEDRQEIAEGLAKRLPVPCYVLPDEPALSAPTVAQVSHALGARVVLGDDSGLARDALGFVFGGAMLPNFLNALTPGCLVVTPGDRADLVIGSLAAHSAGTPPIAGVLLTLNEVPGEEILTLAARLAPGTPVISVPGNSFPTAEQLFSLEGKLNAATPRKAETALGLFERHVDTAALLKRVSAPSTDRVTPMMFEHKLLEQARADRRRVVLPEGTEERVLHAAEVLLRRGVCDLTLLGPADRIRKKAADLGIDLGGCQVIDPATSELRDAFAEKYAQFRAHKGVTVELAYDVVSDVNYFGTLMVQEGLADGMVSGSVHSTAATIRPAFEIIKTKPDADIVSSVFFMCLADKVLVYGDCAVNPDPNAEQLADIAIQSAATAAQFGVEPRIAMLSYSTGTSGSGADVDKVREATELVRARRPDLRIEGPIQYDAAVEPSVAATKLPGSEVAGQASVLIFPDLNTGNNTYKAVQRSAGAIAVGPVLQGLRKPVNDLSRGALVPDIVTTVAITAIQAQTLDQKAAQQ
- a CDS encoding sensor histidine kinase encodes the protein MRLSVRVPRPRSLAGQLFAMQAVLIAVLVAGYALFTYVSDRNQAEEAAGRQATAVARSVADSPSVHAAVRTANPTAELQPYALRVMKDTEVDFVTIMNPEGIRWTHPEEDQIGRHFRGNTAKALAGETFTETYTGTLGASVRAVTPIEDGDRIIGLVSAGIRVEAISKRVQDQVTALFSAAAGALLLGAVGTYVINASLRRHTHGMNAAELSRMHDYHQAALHAVREGLLMLDGQYRVALINDGGQELLGVPGDVVGKSVADLGLPAPLTGALLASEPRVDEVHLTAERVLVINTSPVSGGERRGTVVTLRDVTELQSLMGELDSERGFTQALRSQAHEAANRLHTVVSLIELGRAEEAVEFATAELELAQALTDQVVAAVSEPVLAALLLGKTAQANERGVELVVSQDSGLDDGLLPRSLPARDLVTILGNLIDNAVDAAQGSVRARVTVTACTEGDELLLRVADTGAGVDPAHASLVFERGFSTKPAGPGGRGLGLALVRQAVHRHEGTLSVAEADGGGAQFVVRLPLRRATAVPGGKG
- a CDS encoding response regulator; amino-acid sequence: MTQVPEVPGDEPIRVLVVEDDPVAADAHVMYVGRVPGFVAVGKAHTGAEARRLLDRTPVDLLLLDLHLPDAHGLQLARSLRAAGYHADVIAVTSARDLTVVREGVSLGVVQYVLKPFTFATLRDRLVRYAEFRGAAGEASGQDEVDRALAALRAPSPAALPKGLSAPTLERVTEAVREAAEGLTAAGVAEAVGISRITARRYLEHLVEAGRAERKPLYGQVGRPELVYRWVKGAAGKGR
- a CDS encoding ATP-dependent 6-phosphofructokinase, with translation MRIGVLTAGGDCPGLNAVIRSVVHRAVDNYGDEVIGFEDGYAGLLDGRYRSLDLNAVSGILARGGTILGSSRLERDRLREACESASDMIHDFGIDALIPIGGEGTLTAARMLSDAGLPVVGVPKTIDNDISSTDRTFGFDTAVGVATEAMDRLKTTAESHQRVMVVEVMGRHAGWIALESGMAAGAHGICLPERPFDPADLVKMVEERFSRGKKFAVVCVAEGAHPAEGTMDYGKGAIDKFGHERFQGIGTALAYELEKRLGKEARPVILGHVQRGGVPTAYDRVLATRFGWHAVEAAHRGEFGMMTALRGTDVVMVPLAQAVTELKTVPKDRMDEAESVF